In the Elusimicrobiota bacterium genome, GTTTTTCATAGGGGACACATTATACCTAAAAAAAGAGAAAGGCCCCCACCGGCAAAACCGATGGGAGCCTTTCCTAACGAAGCCTATTGGTTACAACGGGCGAACGTTGGCGGCCTGCAAGCCTTTGGGGCCTTTGGTCACCTCGAGCTCCACCGCTTGACCATCATTCAGGGACTTGTAGCCTTCCCCTTGAATGGCCGAGAAGTGTACAAACACGTCCTCCGCACCACCCTCGGGGGTAATGAAACCAAACCCTTTGGATGCGTTGAACCATTTCACTGTGCCTTTCATTGAAACATCACCGTCCATGTAAGATAGTTTCTGAAGCGCATTCCTGAGCGAATCTCACGCGAAAAAAAGCCGCGAGGACGTTTGTCCACACGGCCTGTTACGATGATGTTCCACCGACGTACCGGAAGCCAAACTTCAATCTTACGGCCTTCATTATGCCATGTCTACAGATTTTGTCAAGTCTTTTTTGAAGCAACCTAAAGCCCTATCACTCCAACTTCCGAATGGTCCCGATGAGATAACCCAAGTTTCGCAAAGGACTGTCCGGGTTCTTTTTCTCGATAATTTTCACCGCCGCATCCACCCGTTCCCGCCCATATTGGCTTTCCAAACGAATCAACTGTTCCATCCCCTTCACATCGGAATCTTCAAACACCTCGGCGGCGGCCTTCCGGGCCCGGTCAAACGCCTCGTCCCCATAGCGCAAGGAGAGGGATTGCATCTTTTTTTTCAACTCCAACGGGTCGTAAAGCGCGTTGGGGGTGTAAAAAGTCGGCTTCCGAGGGATATCCGCTCCCGTGTAAGGCGCGTATTCAATCTCCAACAGGTTCCGCCGCCGAAGCCCTGTGGCTCCCTGACCAAAAAACCAACGCGAGGCCCCGTAACGACGGGTTAAGACCTTGTGCGCCACCGACCACCGGGGACGACGCGTGGACACCGCGGACTCATATTGAGAAACGAGATAAAAACTTTTTTCTCGAAAAAGGAGTTCCCGATCCCAGCCCAAAGACCAATAGGGCAGAGGGATAAAGGCCGAACGTGGGCCAGACCAAGGGGTGAGACTCACCGCCACGTGATGGGGGCCCGGTGTGAAGGAGAGAAGCCCATAGGAATTCTGAAGTTTCGTCATTATTTTCCTATTTTCACGACGATAAGACGAAGGTTTTCGCGTGGAGGTTCCCAACGCTTGCGCCAGTTTCAAATCATCCAATAAGAAGGAAACCCCAAAGGGAAGGTCCCGGGTGGCCTGCTCTTTGAGAAGAAACAGGTACAGATCAAACGCCCGCGCGTCCTGCCGCCTCACCATACGCCCAAACAGGTCCGGCTTTTCGAGAAACGCCCCCGGCACCTCCACGCCTTCCCTTTCGTTCTGGGGCAAGGGGTCCTGCTGGGGGATAGCCCGAACGCTGGCCAAGACATCCCGCGCCACGTCGGTGGACCGAACGATGACGTTCGCCTCAACATTCCGGTTAAAAGCCGAATCCGTCCAATTGGAGGATCCCAAAAGAACGGTTATTCCGTCGATCACCACCACTTTCGAATGGGTATAAGTGGACGGGCTGTCGAAATAAACGGGAATCCCCTGCGCCCGCAGGAATTGATAAGCCGGCGTGTTCTTCCCTTCGGACAAATCCCCCGTTCCCAAGAAATCGATGTTTTGATCCAGAAGAACTTCCACATGAACCCCACGATCATGGGCTCTCTTGAGGGCATGAGCCAATGCAAACACCGGCGACTCCGATTGATGGGGCCGAAAGGTAAAGGAGTAAAGACAAACCGTAATCGAGGAAGTCGCCTGCCCTAGTTCCGATTCAACCGTCTGAAAATATTCCCGAGCCGGCACAAACCGAACCTCGCCCCCCCAACCCACTCCAGAGCAAACCGAAATCCAGAAACAAACCCACCCAAAGAAAAGCCGTCCCCTCCGTCTCTTCAACAAGAGATCCCTCCGATTTACAGTGTTTTATACTCCAGCATTTAGGGGAGGTTGTGTCAAAATCGTGGGTGTAAATCCCGCGTTCCGCTTCGCCTTCTTCACCATTTCTTCCACCATCCCTGCCTCCTCGCGGAGGCCTTTGGGAGGGGATCTCTAGATGAGTATCGGGTTAACTGGTCCAAAAATTCATCCGACGAGAAACATGGGAATGATAAAACTGAACCCGGACTTATATACCTAGGACTCCACGATCTCCAACCGATCAATTCCATGGGTTTCCGTTTCGGCCTGGTATCTTTCTTCCAAGGGACGAAGGGCCCGTAACTGTTGATCCGGGGACATCTTTTCTAAAGCGTCTTGACCTTTGTCCTCCTCCACATCCCGAATCGCCATTCGGGTGACCAATTCTTCCCAAAAGGTCTCATCATTGTATTCGTCCAATACCCCGTGAAACTTCTCCTCCAAGTTTTGCGAGGGGACATAGACGTTCTCTTTTCCGTTGAAGGTCACCCAGTCTCCACACCCCGCCGCCTTGGCCTCTTTATATATTTTCTGTTCAAGGGAATACGGATTCACCGTTGAATCGGGTTCCGCGTGTGCGTTTTTCACCCAATCGGCCAAACAAACCATTTCAAGCAACTTCCTGAATTCAGCTTCTGAAAATTCCATTTGAACCATCCTTCCCTCCACTGAGTCACGTTTTTAGGAAATTTTTAAAAAAGTTAAGCGGGCTCGAAGTTGGCGTAGCGGGCTAAAATTTGTTTTCGCGCTCCGGAATCGAAGAGGACCGTGACTTTAACGTTTTCCCCGGTCCCGGATTTGTCCAAGATCTTTCCTTCCCCAAAGAGGGGATGGCGAACCCGTTGTCCCGAACGAAGGGGATTGGGGCCCTTGGCGAGTGTGGGAACTGTGGCGTCCTCATCGGGATCATAGGACCCCAGCGGAGCGGGGGCGGTGGCCCCCCGCGATGGGGAAAAGCCCCGTGACTCTTGCCCCCAAGAAGAAGACGTGGAAGCCCGGGGCATGGGAGCCTCGATCAACCCCGCTTCGGTAACAAATCGGGACGGGACGTTCCAGTGGGACCTCCCATAAATACGACGGGAAGAAGCCGAGGTCAGCGTCAAAAGTTCCCGGGCGCGCGTGATGGCCACGTAAGCCAGCCGCCGTTCCTCTTCCAACTCTTTTTCATCAAAGGAAGATTCACCGATGGGGAACAACCCCTCTTCCAAACCCGTCACATAGACAATGGGAAACTCAAGGCCCTTGGCCAAATGAACCGTCATAAGAGTGACCGAGCCGCCATCTTCCTTAAGAGCATCCAGCCCCGAAGCTAATGAAACCTTCTCGAGGAAAGACGCCACAGTTTTGTCTTCCATGGCTTCCTCAAATTCTTTAGCCGCGTTCACCAGTTCCTGCAGGTTGTCCAGTCGGTGCGCGGCTTCCGGGTCCGACCCAGCCTGTTCTTCCCAATAAGCCCAGTAACCCGCCGACTCTAAGACGGTTTGAACCATAAAAGCCGCCGTGCCCGTGGGCAGGGCGGCTTGCAAGGACTTCATGATATCCAAAAACTTGTTTAAATTTCCCCGGGCACCGGAGGGAGCCTCGGGATTCTGGGCCATGACGGTGACCGCGTCATAAAAACTGACACCACGGACGGCGGCATCTGCTTCCAGCGCCTGAAGGGTCGTTTTCCCTATCCCCCGCGTCGGGACGTTAATGATGCGTTTGACCGCTACAGAATCGGCCGGGTTCACCGCCACGCGCAAATAGGCCAAAACATCTTTTACTTCCATCCGCTCGTAAAACCGCAAGCTTCCCACCAGCGTGTAGGGAATATTTTCCCGACGGAACGCATCTTCCAAAACCCGAGACTGGGCGTTCGTGCGATAAAACACAGCGATGTCCGACCGCCGCCGGCCCTCGGCCAAATACCGGGCCGACTCTCGCGCAATAAACCCCGCCTCTTGAAGTTCGTCCGCAAATTCCTGAAACCGAACGGGCTCTCCCTCCCCTTTGTCTGTCCACAATTGTTTGTCTTTCCGGAACTTATTCTTGGAGATCACGTTGTGGGCAACGGTCAGAATGGGTTGCGTGGAGCGATAATTCTGCTCCAACTTTACCACTTTGGCTCCAGAATAATCCCGCTCGTATTCCAAGATATTGCGCACATCCGCCCCACGGAAAGAGTAGATGGATTGGTCATCGTCCCCCACCACACAGAGATTCTTGGGAGGAGCCACCAAATGTTTCGCCAACAAATATTGGGCGTGATTGGTGTCTTGGTACTCATCCACCATCACATGGCGGAACCGGGCCTGGTATTTCTGCCGAAGAGGGATATTGTCCCGCAACGCCACCGAAACGCGCAGGATCAGGTCACCAAAATCCAAAGCGTTCGCCCGGATCAGTTTTTTCTGGTAGTGCCCGTAAAGAGTGGCAGCCACTTGGCGAAAAGGATCGTTTTGAGCCATGGCATGGATCGCGTAGGATTCCGCGTCCAGGAGGTCATCTTTGGCACGGGAAATAACACCCAAGACCTGGTTTGGTTTGTATTTTTTCTCGTCCAATTTCAATTCGCGGAGAACTTCTTTCAACACCTGGGCCTGATCGTTGGAATCGTAGATCACATAGTGCGGGTCCAACCCCACCGCGGCCGCTTCCACCCGGAGAAACTGGGCACAAAAAGCGTGGAACGTGGATATCCAAACCCCCCGCCCCGCCCCGCCCGTAAGCTCGTCCACCCGGTGCCGCATTTCGGCCGCCGCCTTATTGGTAAAGGTGACGGCAAGAATGTTCCAAGCCGGAACGCCCTCCGACAACAAATGAGCGATCCGGAAGGTAATGACCCGTGTTTTTCCCGACCCAGCACCGGCCAAAATCAGCAGGGGCCCTTCCCCATGGGTCACGGCTTCCCGTTGAGGAGGATTCAATGTATCAAGGAGTTGCGGATCGAGGGCCATGGCTGGAAGGCGCATTATACCAGATGAAACCCCAGAACGTGGGGATGGGAGTTTATTTAATACCTGCAAGGAATCCCCGCTTTAGATAGAATGTGTCCGATCATGAATCGAACGATCCGTTTTGTTCCACTTCTTATCGCGTTCTCTATCTCTGCGAGAGCGGGCGATCTGCCGTCCCCACGAACAGGGCAGGCGTTTGACCTGAAGTACTGTTACCAGCTTGCCGCTGAAAAAAGTGAGCCGCTCAAACGCCAGAAAGAATCCATCCGTCAGTCCGCGCTCCAGGCCCAGGCGGCCCTGGGGGGTATTTTTCCCCGCTTTTCCTGGGATTGGAGAGACATCCGACAGGAGAGCAGCGGAATGAATTCCGGGTTATTGGGCGAGGGGCAGGAAAAAAATCAAGTGGAATCCAAATTCATGCTGGAGCAACCCCTTTTTACGGGCCTGAGAGAATTTTCCGCCTATTCCGGATTTAAGAAACAGCAAGCCCGGGACCAGTGGCGGTTGCGTCAATCGGAACTTCAACTCTATAACGAGGTCGCCCAGGCCTATTTCGATATTTTGTCTCTGGAAACCGCCCAGGCCAACGGCACCACTTCTGTAAAATTAGCCCAGGAACGAGTGGACGAACTGAAATCCTTTTTCCGGCTCGGCAAGTCCCGGGAAGGAGAAGTCTTGAGCGCGGAATCGCAACTGGCCGCCTTGAAAGCCGTCCAGGTTCACTTGAAGGGACAAATCCTCGTGGCCCGTGAAACCCTCACGTTCTTGCTCGGCCAGAACCTGGGCCCTCTCCCAATTTCCCCTCCCGAGAGGGGAGATCCCCCATCCCCTTTGAACACCTATTTAAACCTGGCCGCCCAACGGCCAGACCTGGAAGCCCAACGGGAGGAAATTTTAGGCCAAGCGCTTCGGGTTCGCTACGAAAAGGGTTCCTACTGGCCCAGCGCCAAGGTCGCGGGAAATTATTACACCCAACGGCCCTCGGTTTACGATTCCATCCATTGGGACGTGATGCTGAACTTGAACGTCCCCCTCTTCCAGGGGGGAACCGTCAAAGCCCGCGTGAACGAAGCCCGCTCCATCCTGACACAAGCCCAATTGACATTGGAACAAGCGGAACGGAGCGTTCAAAGCGACGTTAAAAAGGCCTACGCCGCTTGGACGTCCTCTCTTGACGAAGCCCCGCCCCTGGCGGAAGCCTACCGGACCGCCCAAAAAAGTTACGAAGCCCAACGGCGAGAATACCGGCTCGGGTTGGTGACCAATCTCGACGTTTTGAACGCCATGAACTTAATGCAAGCCGCCAAACGCGCCCTGGATGACGCGAGCGTGGAATCCCAACGTCGGCAGGTGGCCTTAGGGGTCGCCACGGGGACCTTACCATGAAACTTTCCGACATCGCCATAAAAAATCCTGTGTTTGCCTGGATGCTCATGGCAGGGATGATCATCTTTGGCATCATCAGCTTTTTCTCCATTGGAAAAAGTCAGTTGCCCGATGTGGATTTCCCCATCATCAGCGTGATGACCCGCTGGGAAGGGGCCTCACCCGAAGTGATGGAAACAGACGTGGTGGACGTGATTGAAGATGCCGTTACCTCCGTCAAGGGCGTGAAGAAAATAAATTCCACGTCCCGGCTTGGCCAAGCGTCCATCATTATCGAATTTGATTTAAAAACGGATGTGGATGTGGCCCTCCAAGAAGTTCAAAGCACCATCTCCCAGGCCCAATTCAACCTGCCGAAAGATTTGGATCCCCCAATCATTGCCAAGTTCAATCCAGAGGATCAGCCGTTCATGTGGTTGTCGGTTTCGGGAGACCGGCCCCTGCGCTACTTGATGGAGTTGGTGCGGGACAACCTGAAACAAGAGTTCACCACCATTCCCGGTGTCGGAAACGTCTTCCTGGGTGGCTATGTGGAACCGTCCCTGCGGGTGTGGTTGGATCCTCAAAAAATGAGAGACACGGAAATCACCGTCCAGGACGTGGTGGCCGCCGTTCAAAGTGAACACAGCGAAAGACCCGCGGGGTATTTAACCTCCCCCACGGTAGAATGGAACCTCCGGGTGATGGGGGAGATCTCGGACCCGGCGGAATTCAAAAACCTCATTATTCCCACCCGAAATGGAGCACCGGTTTATCGACCGTTCCGATTGAAAGACGTGGCCACGGTGGAAGACGGCTTGGCCGACGCCCGAGCCATCTCCCGCGTCAATCAGAAACCCGCCGTGGGGTTGGGGATCTTGAAACAGCGGAACGCGAACATGGTGGAAGTGGGCGAACGCGTCATCAAAAAAGTGGAAGCCCTTCAAAAAACCCTTCCGGAAGGCATCTTCTTGGCGGTCAACTTTGACGGCACAGCGTTTGTGAAACAGTCCACCCACGAGCTGAACTTTAACCTCATTCTTGCGGCGGCCCTCACCTCCCTCATCTGTTGGCTCTTCTTGGGTTCATGGAGTTCCGCCATGAACATCATCCTGGCGATCCCCACATCCATTCTGGGGACCTTCATTATTCTCCAAATGCTGGGGTTCACCCAAAACACGTTTACCCTTTTAGGCCTGACCCTGGTCGTCGGTGTCGTTGTGGACGACGCGATCATGGTCTTGGAAAACATCGTTCGGCACCGGGAAATGGGCGAACCACGGGTGCAAGCGTCCATCTTGGGCGCGCGGGAAATCTATTTCGCCGCTATGGCCACCTCAGTGGCCATCCTGGCCATCTTCGTCCCCGTGGTGTTTATCAAAGGGGTGATTGGCAAGTATTTCTTCCAGTTCGGGATGACCATTTCGGTGGCCGTCATGCTTTCCCTTTTAGAAGCCCTCACCTTAGCTCCCATGCGCTGTTCCCAATTTCTGGAAGTGGGCCAAGGGGGCATCGTTTCCCGAGGGAT is a window encoding:
- a CDS encoding cold-shock protein; the protein is MKGTVKWFNASKGFGFITPEGGAEDVFVHFSAIQGEGYKSLNDGQAVELEVTKGPKGLQAANVRPL
- a CDS encoding UvrD-helicase domain-containing protein, producing MALDPQLLDTLNPPQREAVTHGEGPLLILAGAGSGKTRVITFRIAHLLSEGVPAWNILAVTFTNKAAAEMRHRVDELTGGAGRGVWISTFHAFCAQFLRVEAAAVGLDPHYVIYDSNDQAQVLKEVLRELKLDEKKYKPNQVLGVISRAKDDLLDAESYAIHAMAQNDPFRQVAATLYGHYQKKLIRANALDFGDLILRVSVALRDNIPLRQKYQARFRHVMVDEYQDTNHAQYLLAKHLVAPPKNLCVVGDDDQSIYSFRGADVRNILEYERDYSGAKVVKLEQNYRSTQPILTVAHNVISKNKFRKDKQLWTDKGEGEPVRFQEFADELQEAGFIARESARYLAEGRRRSDIAVFYRTNAQSRVLEDAFRRENIPYTLVGSLRFYERMEVKDVLAYLRVAVNPADSVAVKRIINVPTRGIGKTTLQALEADAAVRGVSFYDAVTVMAQNPEAPSGARGNLNKFLDIMKSLQAALPTGTAAFMVQTVLESAGYWAYWEEQAGSDPEAAHRLDNLQELVNAAKEFEEAMEDKTVASFLEKVSLASGLDALKEDGGSVTLMTVHLAKGLEFPIVYVTGLEEGLFPIGESSFDEKELEEERRLAYVAITRARELLTLTSASSRRIYGRSHWNVPSRFVTEAGLIEAPMPRASTSSSWGQESRGFSPSRGATAPAPLGSYDPDEDATVPTLAKGPNPLRSGQRVRHPLFGEGKILDKSGTGENVKVTVLFDSGARKQILARYANFEPA
- a CDS encoding TolC family protein, producing the protein MNRTIRFVPLLIAFSISARAGDLPSPRTGQAFDLKYCYQLAAEKSEPLKRQKESIRQSALQAQAALGGIFPRFSWDWRDIRQESSGMNSGLLGEGQEKNQVESKFMLEQPLFTGLREFSAYSGFKKQQARDQWRLRQSELQLYNEVAQAYFDILSLETAQANGTTSVKLAQERVDELKSFFRLGKSREGEVLSAESQLAALKAVQVHLKGQILVARETLTFLLGQNLGPLPISPPERGDPPSPLNTYLNLAAQRPDLEAQREEILGQALRVRYEKGSYWPSAKVAGNYYTQRPSVYDSIHWDVMLNLNVPLFQGGTVKARVNEARSILTQAQLTLEQAERSVQSDVKKAYAAWTSSLDEAPPLAEAYRTAQKSYEAQRREYRLGLVTNLDVLNAMNLMQAAKRALDDASVESQRRQVALGVATGTLP